A single window of Rhizobium indicum DNA harbors:
- the glnA gene encoding type I glutamate--ammonia ligase yields MATASEILKQIKENDVKFVDLRFTDPKGKLQHVTMDVVCVDEDMFADGVMFDGSSIGGWKAINESDMVLMPDTETVHMDPFFAQSTMVIVCDILDPVSGEAYNRDPRGTAKKAEAYLKASGIGDTVFVGPEAEFFVFDDVKYKADPYNTGFKLDSTELPSNDDTDYETGNLGHRPRVKGGYFPVPPVDSAQDMRSEMLTVLSEMGVVVEKHHHEVAAAQHELGIKFDTLVRNADKMQIYKYVVHQVANAYGKTATFMPKPIFGDNGSGMHVHQSIWKGGKPTFAGDEYAGLSESCLFYIGGIIKHAKAINAFTNPSTNSYKRLVPGYEAPVLLAYSARNRSASCRIPFGSNPKAKRVEVRFPDPTANPYLAFAAMLMAGLDGIKNKIHPGKAMDKDLYDLPPKELKKIPTVCGSLREALESLDKDRKFLTAGGVFDDDQIDAFIELKMAEVMRFEMTPHPVEYDMYYSA; encoded by the coding sequence ATGGCGACCGCAAGCGAAATTCTGAAGCAGATCAAGGAGAACGACGTAAAGTTCGTCGATCTGCGTTTCACCGACCCGAAGGGCAAGCTGCAGCATGTGACGATGGACGTTGTCTGCGTCGACGAAGACATGTTTGCTGACGGCGTGATGTTCGACGGCTCCTCGATCGGCGGCTGGAAGGCCATCAACGAGTCCGACATGGTGCTGATGCCCGATACCGAAACGGTGCATATGGACCCGTTTTTCGCCCAGTCGACCATGGTCATCGTCTGCGACATCCTCGATCCAGTCTCCGGCGAGGCCTATAACCGCGATCCGCGCGGCACCGCCAAGAAGGCCGAAGCCTACCTCAAGGCATCCGGCATCGGCGATACAGTCTTCGTCGGCCCTGAAGCCGAATTCTTCGTCTTCGACGACGTCAAGTACAAGGCCGATCCCTACAATACCGGCTTCAAGCTCGATTCGACCGAATTGCCGTCGAATGACGATACCGATTACGAGACCGGCAACCTCGGCCATCGCCCGCGCGTCAAGGGCGGCTATTTCCCGGTTCCCCCCGTCGACAGCGCCCAGGACATGCGTTCGGAAATGCTGACGGTGCTCTCCGAAATGGGCGTCGTCGTGGAAAAGCATCACCATGAAGTCGCTGCCGCCCAGCACGAACTCGGCATCAAGTTCGATACGCTGGTGCGCAACGCCGACAAGATGCAGATCTACAAATATGTCGTGCACCAGGTGGCCAACGCCTACGGCAAGACGGCGACCTTCATGCCGAAGCCGATCTTCGGCGACAACGGCTCGGGCATGCATGTGCACCAGTCGATCTGGAAGGGCGGCAAGCCGACCTTTGCCGGCGACGAATATGCCGGCCTTTCCGAGAGCTGCCTGTTCTACATCGGCGGCATCATCAAGCATGCCAAGGCGATCAACGCCTTCACCAATCCGTCGACGAACTCCTACAAGCGCCTCGTCCCGGGTTACGAAGCCCCTGTGCTGCTTGCCTATTCGGCCCGCAACCGTTCGGCTTCCTGCCGCATTCCGTTCGGCTCCAACCCGAAGGCCAAGCGCGTCGAAGTCCGCTTCCCGGATCCGACCGCCAATCCCTATCTCGCCTTTGCTGCCATGCTGATGGCCGGTCTCGACGGCATCAAGAACAAGATCCATCCCGGCAAGGCCATGGACAAGGACCTCTACGACCTGCCGCCGAAGGAACTGAAGAAGATCCCGACCGTCTGCGGCAGCTTGCGCGAAGCGCTCGAAAGCCTCGACAAGGACCGCAAGTTCCTGACAGCCGGCGGCGTCTTCGACGACGATCAGATCGATGCCTTCATCGAGCTGAAGATGGCTGAGGTGATGCGTTTCGAAATGACGCCACATCCGGTCGAATACGACATGTACTATTCGGCCTGA
- a CDS encoding OsmC family protein, whose product MATYGATIAWQRNGETFTDNRYSRAHRWTFDGGIKVRASSSAHVVPLPYSAENAVDPEEAFVASLSSCHMLWFLSLAAKQRLCVDSYTDAAEGTMEKNAEGRFAMTIVTLRPHVVFSGEKQPSLSELEALHHRAHDECFIANSVKTDVRCVPVLG is encoded by the coding sequence ATGGCGACATACGGCGCAACGATCGCCTGGCAGCGCAACGGCGAGACCTTCACCGACAACCGCTATAGCCGCGCCCACCGCTGGACCTTCGACGGCGGCATCAAGGTGAGGGCGTCCTCTTCCGCGCATGTCGTCCCGCTGCCCTATTCAGCCGAGAATGCCGTTGATCCGGAAGAGGCTTTCGTCGCCTCGCTGTCCAGCTGCCACATGCTCTGGTTCCTGTCGCTCGCCGCCAAACAGCGCCTTTGCGTCGACAGCTACACCGATGCCGCCGAAGGCACCATGGAGAAGAATGCCGAGGGCCGCTTTGCCATGACCATCGTGACGCTGCGTCCGCATGTCGTCTTCAGCGGCGAAAAACAGCCCTCACTCAGCGAACTCGAAGCCCTGCATCATCGCGCCCACGACGAATGCTTCATTGCCAATTCGGTGAAGACCGATGTGCGCTGCGTTCCGGTTCTGGGCTGA
- a CDS encoding extracellular solute-binding protein produces the protein MLRIVVPLVLSLLCGTVAAEPLHGIAMHGEPALPPDYKHFPYVNPDVKKGGKITYGVVGTFDNLNPFILKSMRTTARGMWDPDYGNLVYESLMQRSRDEPFTLYGLLAETVEWDDARSFVQFNLNPKAKWADGQPVTPEDVMFTFELMRDKGRVPFANRLNVVAKMEKVSERSVRFTFNDKADRETPLIFGLFPVLPKHAIDPEAFDRSSLTPPVGSGPYKVKTVKPGESITYERDLNYWGKDIPAKVGTDNYDQITVQYFLQDTTLFEAFKKGDVDIYPDGNPGHWANAYNFPAVTSGAVLKDVFTPKLPSGMLGFVFNTRRPIFADPKVREGLSLVFDFEWANKNLYSGAYKRTQSFWQNSELSSFGVPANAAELALLGPIKDKIAPEILDGTYKLPVTDGSGRDRNVLKQAVEQLKQGGYTIQGGKMLNASGRQLAFEIMTQNADQEKLAVAYQRSLQTIGIAVSIRTVDDSQYQSRTNSFDYDMIMKSYTSSLSPGNEQLGRWSSAAKTREGSDSFAGAADPDLDALIDHLLRARSAEDFTAAVRSYDRLLLSSHYVLPLYHMGQQWVARSKRIGHPDTVPLYGYQLPLWWDTSAQ, from the coding sequence ATGCTCCGGATTGTCGTTCCCCTCGTCCTCTCGCTGCTGTGCGGCACTGTCGCTGCCGAGCCGCTGCACGGCATCGCGATGCATGGCGAGCCGGCATTGCCGCCGGACTACAAACACTTCCCTTACGTCAATCCCGACGTGAAAAAGGGCGGCAAGATCACCTACGGCGTCGTTGGCACCTTCGACAACCTCAACCCGTTCATCCTGAAGAGCATGCGCACGACGGCGCGCGGCATGTGGGATCCGGATTATGGCAATCTCGTCTACGAATCGCTGATGCAGCGCTCCAGGGACGAGCCCTTCACACTCTACGGCCTGCTCGCCGAAACGGTGGAATGGGACGATGCCCGGAGCTTCGTCCAGTTCAACCTCAATCCGAAGGCGAAATGGGCCGATGGCCAGCCGGTGACGCCCGAGGATGTGATGTTCACCTTCGAGCTGATGCGCGACAAGGGCCGCGTGCCCTTCGCCAACCGCCTCAACGTCGTCGCCAAGATGGAAAAGGTCAGCGAGCGCAGCGTGCGTTTCACCTTCAACGACAAGGCCGACCGGGAGACGCCGCTGATCTTCGGTCTGTTCCCGGTGCTGCCGAAACATGCGATCGATCCCGAAGCCTTCGACCGTTCGTCGCTGACGCCGCCGGTCGGCTCCGGTCCCTACAAGGTGAAGACGGTGAAGCCCGGCGAGAGCATCACCTATGAGCGCGATCTGAATTACTGGGGCAAGGATATTCCCGCCAAGGTCGGCACCGACAATTACGACCAGATCACTGTCCAGTATTTCCTGCAGGACACGACGCTGTTCGAGGCCTTCAAGAAGGGCGATGTCGATATCTATCCCGACGGCAATCCCGGTCATTGGGCCAACGCCTATAATTTCCCCGCCGTCACCTCGGGGGCTGTGCTCAAGGACGTGTTCACACCGAAACTGCCAAGCGGCATGCTCGGATTCGTGTTCAACACACGCCGGCCGATCTTTGCCGATCCCAAGGTGCGCGAAGGCCTGTCGCTGGTGTTCGATTTCGAATGGGCGAACAAGAACCTCTATTCCGGCGCCTATAAACGCACGCAGAGCTTCTGGCAAAATTCCGAGCTGTCGAGTTTCGGGGTTCCCGCCAACGCGGCCGAGCTTGCCCTGCTCGGGCCGATCAAGGACAAGATCGCGCCGGAGATACTCGACGGCACCTACAAGCTGCCGGTCACCGACGGCTCCGGCCGCGACCGAAATGTACTAAAACAGGCCGTCGAGCAGCTGAAACAGGGCGGCTATACGATCCAGGGCGGCAAGATGCTCAATGCCTCCGGCCGCCAGCTCGCCTTCGAGATCATGACGCAGAATGCCGACCAGGAGAAGCTCGCCGTCGCCTATCAGCGTTCGCTGCAGACGATCGGCATTGCCGTTTCGATTCGCACGGTCGACGATTCGCAATATCAGAGCCGGACGAACAGCTTCGACTACGACATGATCATGAAGTCCTACACGTCCTCGCTATCGCCTGGAAACGAACAGCTCGGCCGCTGGTCTTCGGCCGCGAAGACCCGCGAGGGCAGCGACAGTTTCGCAGGCGCTGCCGACCCCGATCTCGATGCGTTGATCGATCACCTGCTCAGGGCGCGCTCGGCCGAGGATTTCACCGCGGCGGTGCGCTCCTATGACCGGCTGCTGCTGTCCAGCCATTACGTGCTGCCGCTCTACCATATGGGTCAGCAGTGGGTGGCGCGCAGCAAGCGCATCGGCCATCCCGACACGGTGCCGCTCTACGGCTACCAGCTGCCGCTCTGGTGGGATACGAGCGCCCAATAA
- a CDS encoding DsbA family oxidoreductase — protein sequence MERITIDVVSDVVCPWCYLGKARLELAIAEVQDVIGVDINWRPYRLNPDYPKEGVDQKKALAEKLGGEERVAQAHKMLSDYGREVGIAFDFEAIKIGPNTLDAHRLIHWAMIEGREKQDKVVAALFKANFEEGRNVGDHAVLLDIAEKSGLDRSVIASLLASDADRDLIVAEIKAAQEMGVNGVPFFIFDQQYAVSGAQTPDVLANALRDIAKAKAEARSGLN from the coding sequence ATGGAGCGTATCACCATCGACGTCGTCTCGGATGTCGTCTGCCCCTGGTGCTATCTCGGCAAGGCGCGGCTGGAGCTCGCCATCGCCGAGGTACAGGACGTAATCGGTGTCGACATCAACTGGCGGCCGTACCGGCTCAATCCCGACTATCCCAAGGAAGGCGTCGACCAGAAGAAGGCGCTGGCGGAGAAGCTCGGCGGCGAGGAGCGCGTGGCGCAGGCGCATAAGATGCTCTCCGATTACGGCCGCGAGGTCGGCATCGCCTTCGATTTCGAGGCAATCAAGATCGGCCCGAACACGCTCGATGCGCATCGATTGATCCACTGGGCGATGATCGAAGGCCGCGAGAAGCAGGACAAGGTCGTTGCCGCGTTGTTCAAGGCGAATTTCGAGGAAGGCCGCAATGTCGGCGACCATGCGGTGTTGCTCGATATCGCCGAAAAGTCCGGCCTCGACCGCTCGGTCATCGCCTCGCTGCTTGCCTCCGATGCCGACCGCGATCTGATCGTCGCCGAGATCAAAGCAGCCCAGGAGATGGGCGTCAACGGCGTGCCGTTCTTCATCTTCGACCAGCAATACGCCGTCAGCGGCGCTCAGACACCCGACGTGCTGGCAAACGCGTTGCGCGACATCGCCAAGGCGAAGGCCGAGGCGCGATCGGGGCTGAACTGA
- a CDS encoding invasion associated locus B family protein has translation MMFKSEKKMRAALSVLAVVFGASAPVSAFAQDAAAQAPADAPAQAAGAPKLGWYKTCSKQEDNDICVVQNLILANGGQLVTAVGLISVSGKINRKLLQVSVPTARLVPPGVIMQIDGGKGQKLDYAVCLPDKCTAEIPLTDAMIASLKKGSDVIFTSINFRRAPNPIKISLEGFTGAYDGEPVSESKLAESQRSLQDSMQKKAEEARKKLEDAQKAAKAQ, from the coding sequence ATGATGTTCAAGTCTGAAAAGAAAATGCGGGCAGCGCTGTCCGTTCTGGCAGTGGTGTTCGGCGCTTCGGCTCCGGTCTCCGCCTTCGCACAGGATGCGGCGGCACAGGCTCCGGCCGATGCCCCGGCACAGGCCGCAGGAGCGCCGAAGCTCGGCTGGTACAAGACCTGCAGCAAGCAGGAAGACAACGACATCTGTGTTGTCCAGAACCTGATCCTCGCCAATGGCGGCCAGCTCGTCACGGCCGTCGGCCTGATCTCGGTTTCCGGCAAGATCAACCGCAAGCTCCTGCAGGTCTCGGTTCCCACGGCACGCCTCGTTCCTCCCGGCGTCATCATGCAGATCGATGGCGGCAAGGGCCAGAAGCTCGACTACGCCGTCTGCCTGCCGGACAAATGCACTGCCGAAATTCCGCTGACCGACGCGATGATCGCCAGCCTCAAGAAGGGCAGCGACGTGATCTTCACCTCGATCAATTTCCGTCGCGCCCCGAACCCGATCAAGATTTCGCTTGAAGGCTTCACCGGCGCTTATGACGGCGAACCGGTTTCCGAATCCAAGCTCGCTGAAAGCCAGCGCAGCCTGCAGGACAGCATGCAGAAGAAGGCCGAGGAAGCTCGCAAGAAGCTGGAAGACGCCCAGAAGGCAGCCAAGGCGCAGTAA
- a CDS encoding imm11 family protein produces the protein MSGARAKPHGIYILDSNGNYGWEFANRDRLLPDSGYLGLNYSRTPWPDSMLDLPRGPWQIPDYAETPKLIFDPKRKVQDIYALEYFLFISDKMKSLLDEFAPKSCEYLLCETEFSNGKTGPRIWQCSVVDSHRKAVDVENSPLIRVTRSGGYMISGGADWCFLAAVLNGAHVFRLVEYAGPFFCDQTFKNICKDRGIRGTAFQQVGFYQNSGDASVKSTI, from the coding sequence ATGAGTGGCGCCAGAGCGAAACCTCACGGAATTTATATACTTGATTCAAATGGAAATTATGGCTGGGAGTTCGCAAACCGGGACAGGCTGCTGCCAGATAGCGGCTACCTCGGCCTGAATTACAGCCGAACTCCATGGCCGGATAGCATGCTCGATTTGCCGCGCGGCCCGTGGCAAATACCCGACTATGCTGAAACGCCAAAACTGATCTTTGATCCAAAGCGGAAGGTCCAAGATATTTATGCTTTGGAGTATTTCCTTTTCATCTCCGACAAAATGAAGAGCTTACTCGATGAGTTCGCTCCAAAGTCATGCGAATACCTGCTTTGCGAGACCGAGTTTTCGAACGGGAAAACCGGTCCGAGAATCTGGCAGTGCAGCGTTGTCGATTCACACCGCAAGGCGGTGGATGTCGAGAACTCCCCTTTAATTCGTGTCACGAGATCGGGCGGCTATATGATATCGGGCGGGGCCGACTGGTGTTTTCTGGCAGCTGTCCTCAACGGCGCGCACGTGTTTCGCTTGGTTGAATATGCTGGCCCATTTTTTTGCGATCAAACATTCAAGAACATATGCAAAGACAGAGGTATTAGAGGTACTGCTTTCCAACAAGTTGGCTTTTACCAAAATAGCGGAGACGCTTCGGTGAAGAGCACAATCTGA
- the hspQ gene encoding heat shock protein HspQ: MKERVAKFSIGEVVRHKVFPFRGVIFDVDPEFANTEEWWNSIPAEVRPSRDQPFYHLLAENDESEYVAYVSEQNLMNDESGTPLRNPQIYQIFDQAPSGQFKPKMSFAH; encoded by the coding sequence ATGAAAGAAAGAGTAGCAAAGTTCAGTATCGGCGAAGTGGTTCGGCACAAGGTATTTCCGTTTCGCGGCGTCATCTTCGACGTTGATCCGGAGTTCGCGAATACGGAGGAGTGGTGGAATTCCATTCCGGCCGAGGTGCGCCCGAGCAGGGACCAACCCTTCTATCACCTGCTCGCCGAGAATGACGAAAGCGAATATGTCGCTTATGTCTCCGAGCAGAACCTGATGAACGACGAAAGCGGCACGCCGCTTCGCAACCCGCAGATCTACCAGATTTTCGATCAGGCCCCGTCAGGGCAGTTCAAACCCAAGATGAGCTTCGCCCACTAG